One Firmicutes bacterium CAG:345 DNA window includes the following coding sequences:
- a CDS encoding dNA mismatch repair protein (product inferred by homology to UniProt): MSKINLMNAELANRIAAGEVIDRPASVVKELVENSIDAKSKRIQISISEAGKKEIRVADDGTGMDRVDAELCFLRHASSKLKSIYDLRRITTMGFRGEALPSIASISNVEMTTYDGGNAPGTKVTIVPGSEPIIEDSLQRKGTIFTVRNLFFNTPARLKYLKSDMTENAAITEIVEQISLGYPEISFSLTIDGREVLKTSGHGNLLEAISEVYGIESAKKMISIEGENGFFKIIGFICEPSVSYANRYHQLSFINKRPVTIIKANAAFNAAYKDYLPPNRYPFTILFVEVDYSLIDINVHPSKKEVRISHEEKLASLIEDTAKKALFKTRPEYATPVFKKVVEVQIPSASKNVDNKPQQMSLNDVLKENSNIEILQHVEEINSKKEEIPSLILNDIEKNEAVEEKVETDFFPEKEEINVEKSFEEIINEPKTTLPELFPIGQVLKTYIVCDGEDGMYLIDQHAAAERINYEKAVRQFNSLAVETTIPLMPLIVELPSSLMLRYDRKHQEMLKSSGFITEEFTTSSLRVEEFPTVLKDDEDGVRDIIISVLKDEKMELSELKHLAIATVACKASIKANMFLTLENMKTLIQELNKCHNPANCPHGRPTVIKLSKYEIEKLFKRTGF, translated from the coding sequence ATGAGCAAGATTAATTTAATGAATGCGGAACTAGCTAATAGAATTGCAGCTGGTGAAGTTATTGATCGTCCTGCTTCGGTTGTAAAAGAATTGGTTGAAAATTCTATCGATGCTAAAAGTAAAAGAATTCAAATAAGTATATCAGAAGCTGGGAAAAAGGAAATTCGTGTTGCTGATGATGGAACAGGAATGGATAGAGTAGATGCTGAATTATGCTTTTTGCGACACGCTTCTAGTAAATTAAAATCAATATATGACTTAAGACGTATAACAACGATGGGTTTTAGAGGAGAAGCTCTTCCGTCTATCGCTTCTATTTCTAATGTTGAAATGACAACTTATGATGGTGGAAATGCTCCTGGTACAAAAGTAACTATTGTTCCAGGTAGTGAACCTATTATTGAAGATAGCCTTCAGAGAAAAGGAACTATTTTTACAGTTCGCAATTTATTTTTTAATACTCCCGCTCGTTTAAAGTATTTAAAATCTGATATGACAGAAAATGCTGCTATAACAGAAATAGTTGAACAAATATCTTTAGGTTATCCAGAAATATCTTTTTCTTTAACTATTGATGGACGCGAAGTTTTAAAAACATCGGGACATGGTAATTTATTGGAAGCCATAAGTGAAGTTTATGGCATTGAAAGTGCTAAGAAGATGATATCCATTGAAGGTGAAAATGGATTCTTTAAGATAATAGGATTTATCTGTGAACCTTCAGTTTCTTATGCTAATCGTTATCATCAATTATCTTTCATCAACAAAAGACCGGTAACGATAATAAAAGCAAATGCCGCATTTAATGCTGCTTATAAGGATTATTTACCACCTAACCGTTATCCGTTTACTATTTTATTTGTTGAAGTAGATTACTCTTTAATTGATATCAATGTTCATCCTTCCAAAAAAGAAGTTAGAATTTCTCATGAAGAAAAATTAGCTTCTTTAATTGAAGATACAGCTAAAAAAGCTCTTTTTAAAACTAGACCAGAATATGCAACACCTGTTTTTAAAAAAGTTGTTGAAGTTCAAATTCCTTCAGCGTCAAAAAATGTAGATAATAAACCGCAGCAGATGTCATTAAATGATGTTTTAAAAGAAAATAGTAATATAGAAATACTTCAGCATGTTGAAGAAATTAATTCAAAAAAAGAAGAAATACCATCATTAATTTTAAATGATATTGAAAAGAACGAAGCTGTTGAAGAAAAAGTTGAAACAGATTTTTTTCCTGAAAAAGAAGAAATAAATGTTGAAAAATCTTTTGAAGAAATTATCAATGAACCTAAAACTACTTTGCCAGAATTATTTCCAATTGGACAAGTTTTGAAAACTTATATTGTCTGTGATGGTGAAGATGGAATGTATTTGATAGATCAACATGCTGCGGCTGAAAGAATAAATTATGAAAAAGCTGTAAGGCAATTTAATTCCTTAGCAGTAGAAACAACAATCCCTTTAATGCCATTGATTGTTGAACTTCCTTCATCTTTGATGTTAAGGTATGATAGGAAACATCAGGAAATGTTAAAAAGCAGTGGCTTTATAACCGAAGAATTCACTACCTCTTCTTTAAGAGTTGAAGAATTCCCAACAGTTTTAAAAGATGATGAAGATGGTGTAAGAGATATTATTATTTCTGTTTTAAAAGATGAAAAAATGGAACTAAGTGAACTGAAACATTTAGCTATTGCCACTGTTGCTTGTAAAGCTTCTATTAAAGCTAATATGTTCTTAACTTTGGAAAATATGAAAACATTGATTCAAGAATTGAATAAATGCCATAATCCAGCTAATTGCCCACATGGAAGACCGACAGTTATAAAATTGAGTAAATACGAAATAGAAAAGTTATTTAAGAGGACAGGATTTTGA
- a CDS encoding bacterial transferase hexapeptide repeat protein (product inferred by homology to UniProt) — MNEEKIHNDELYLPFDESIVEEQTKCLEKLYDYNAISPLEKSKHEYLLKNMFAEIGEGCYI; from the coding sequence ATGAACGAAGAAAAGATTCATAATGATGAATTATATTTGCCTTTTGATGAATCAATTGTTGAAGAACAAACAAAGTGTTTAGAAAAATTATATGATTATAATGCAATCAGCCCTTTAGAAAAAAGTAAACATGAATATTTATTGAAAAATATGTTTGCTGAAATTGGTGAAGGGTGTTATATATAG
- a CDS encoding tRNA dimethylallyltransferase (product inferred by homology to UniProt), protein MIYVILGTTASGKTDLAIRLAKEFSMPLISCDAYQVYKEFELGTACPRDEELEGIDHHFFKDYSIDDPIDVKKYQKEVRKLLDEYLEKGQDVILSGGTFLYVRAALFSYEFPDEEENNTYDSYSDEELYEMLKNKDPELAATLHPNNSRRVKRALINLDNNKKANKDDLKLLYPARFFAIDKSIEEVNQNIVLRCDKMFEQGLIEEVKKIVVTHKDLTTAFMAIGYKEVLNGLQENKTIEEIKQDVIVHTRQYAKRQRTFLRHQFKNLIQLKSEEIYKLISLDQKKKTRTIASLGKANYSKIENKKVLVCGLGGVGAIVVSSLARIGVKNIAFLDKDVVEESNLNRQMLYDIEDISKSKVDVAEQKLKEIDPLIQIKKYPLLLNEDNVKNLGHFDFIFDCIDDVKAKVALVKYALENNIDIIMCTGTARKKDSTMIKMGYLKDTGEPLARACKRKLVEQGIDIDKIKVIYSNEPALKKTKEILPSLPTVPNAAGLSMVTYFIKTIIS, encoded by the coding sequence TTGATATACGTAATTTTAGGAACAACCGCATCTGGAAAAACTGATTTAGCGATTAGATTAGCTAAAGAATTTTCAATGCCACTAATTTCTTGTGATGCTTATCAGGTTTATAAAGAATTTGAATTAGGAACAGCTTGCCCACGTGATGAGGAACTTGAGGGAATTGATCATCATTTTTTTAAAGATTATTCAATAGATGATCCAATCGATGTAAAAAAATATCAAAAAGAAGTTCGAAAATTACTTGATGAGTATTTAGAAAAAGGTCAAGATGTTATCTTAAGTGGTGGAACATTTTTATATGTTCGTGCAGCTTTATTTTCCTATGAATTTCCTGATGAAGAAGAAAATAATACGTACGATTCTTATTCAGATGAAGAACTTTATGAAATGTTAAAAAATAAAGATCCAGAATTAGCTGCAACCTTACATCCTAATAATTCCCGAAGAGTAAAAAGAGCTTTAATAAATTTAGATAATAATAAAAAAGCAAATAAAGATGATTTGAAATTGCTTTATCCGGCAAGATTTTTTGCTATAGATAAATCTATAGAAGAAGTTAATCAAAATATAGTTTTAAGATGCGATAAAATGTTTGAACAAGGACTTATAGAAGAAGTAAAAAAGATTGTTGTAACTCATAAAGATTTAACAACAGCTTTTATGGCTATAGGATATAAAGAAGTTCTTAATGGATTACAGGAGAATAAAACTATTGAAGAAATTAAACAAGATGTTATCGTTCATACAAGACAATATGCAAAAAGACAGAGAACTTTTTTAAGGCATCAATTCAAAAATCTTATTCAATTAAAAAGTGAAGAAATTTATAAACTTATTTCTTTAGATCAAAAGAAAAAGACAAGGACAATAGCTTCTTTAGGAAAAGCGAATTATTCAAAGATAGAAAATAAAAAAGTATTGGTTTGTGGCTTAGGAGGAGTAGGAGCTATTGTTGTTTCTTCGTTGGCACGAATAGGAGTTAAAAATATTGCTTTTTTAGATAAAGATGTTGTCGAAGAATCAAATTTAAATAGACAAATGCTATATGATATCGAGGATATTTCCAAAAGCAAAGTAGATGTTGCCGAACAAAAGTTAAAAGAAATTGATCCTCTTATTCAAATAAAAAAATATCCTCTTCTTTTAAATGAAGATAATGTTAAAAATCTAGGTCATTTTGATTTTATTTTTGATTGCATTGATGATGTTAAAGCTAAAGTTGCACTAGTTAAATATGCTCTTGAAAATAATATAGATATAATAATGTGCACAGGAACAGCAAGAAAAAAAGATTCAACAATGATAAAAATGGGGTATTTAAAAGACACAGGAGAACCATTAGCTAGAGCATGCAAAAGAAAACTTGTTGAACAAGGAATAGATATTGATAAAATAAAAGTAATATATTCAAATGAACCTGCTTTGAAGAAAACTAAAGAAATTTTGCCTTCTCTTCCTACTGTTCCAAATGCAGCAGGATTAAGCATGGTTACTTATTTTATAAAGACTATAATCTCTTGA
- a CDS encoding aTPase (product inferred by homology to UniProt): MENIIYNELIIRGFNVDVGVVTTNEKNENNNYVRKQLEVDFICNLGYERYYIQSALNIDSIEKREQEEKSLININDSFKKIIIVRNNIKKWKDDKGVLFLGLKDFLTNPDSIKD; encoded by the coding sequence ATGGAAAATATCATTTATAATGAATTAATTATCCGTGGATTTAATGTGGATGTTGGTGTTGTTACTACAAACGAAAAGAATGAAAACAATAACTATGTTAGAAAGCAATTAGAAGTAGATTTTATTTGCAATTTAGGATATGAAAGATATTATATACAATCAGCTTTAAATATAGATAGTATAGAAAAAAGAGAACAAGAAGAAAAATCGTTAATAAATATTAATGATAGCTTTAAAAAAATAATAATTGTGAGAAATAATATAAAAAAATGGAAAGACGATAAAGGCGTTCTTTTTTTAGGATTAAAAGATTTTTTAACAAATCCAGATTCAATAAAAGATTAA
- a CDS encoding dNA mismatch repair protein MutS (product inferred by homology to UniProt), translating into MKKGINHNGIDGQYTPMIMQYIEIKKKHPEILIFFRLGDFYELFFDDANVASRELQLFLTSKAAGNGQKIPMCGIPHHAYLTYVNKLVDKGYKIGIVEQMEDPKSTKNLVKRDVIQIISPGANLEIKDDDNNFIGAISEDEFNYILAYVDLTTGEQYVVNLKKDYRVVLATISNLEIKEIVVGTSFDANLITYLKDNLHVVFSYNNDDETSIEMEALFKYLKDPRQMRCVARLYNYLVDTQKRSLDYFQPVINRLSTKILGLDHSSRTNLELVKNLKGEGSYGTLYWLLNKTSTSMGARLLKSEIEEPSSDILEINKRLDRVEALITNFMVRSDLKKSLESIYDLDRLIGRVGFNSCSGREMLQLKKSLQMVPGIKELLSKLPEECFKEIVDGLGDFNELTDTLERAISIDCPLTITEGGIFNKGYNSQLDELIEISTHGKNWLLDIEQKEKEKTGIKNLKIGYNRVFGYYIEISNSFLNQIDPSWGYIRKQTLTTGERFITEDLKNAESKLLTAQEQRISLENKLFHELRDYVAGFTSQIQALGKAISKLDVSCALAIVSSEGNYVRPTFNEQKIIDVKEARHPVIEKVMPEKEFVSNDYYMDQDTEVLIITGPNMGGKSTYMREFALLVIMAQIGCFVAAKEANLYLFDNIFTRIGASDDLIKGQSTFMVEMSEVNNALKNATENSLILFDEIGRGTATYDGMALAQAILEYLVTHIHAKTFFSTHYHEITSLASDIKHVKNIHVAISEKNGEITFLYKIKDGPMEKSYGINVAQLANLPEELINRSKTILNALEEKKIDYDSVKVSIDSKKEEKDDIIRKEIEKINPLNLSPLEALNVLFELKKKAEIK; encoded by the coding sequence ATGAAAAAAGGTATTAATCACAATGGTATAGATGGTCAATATACGCCAATGATAATGCAGTATATTGAAATTAAGAAAAAACATCCTGAAATTTTAATTTTTTTCCGCTTAGGCGATTTTTATGAATTGTTTTTTGATGATGCAAATGTTGCATCAAGAGAATTGCAATTGTTTTTGACATCAAAAGCTGCGGGAAATGGACAAAAAATACCGATGTGTGGTATTCCTCACCACGCATATTTAACATATGTCAATAAGCTTGTAGATAAAGGATATAAAATTGGTATTGTCGAACAGATGGAAGATCCTAAGTCGACAAAAAATTTAGTTAAAAGAGATGTAATTCAAATTATTTCTCCCGGTGCTAATTTGGAAATTAAGGATGATGATAATAATTTTATCGGAGCTATTAGTGAAGATGAATTCAATTATATTTTAGCCTATGTTGATTTAACTACTGGTGAACAATATGTTGTTAATCTAAAAAAAGATTATCGTGTTGTATTAGCTACTATTTCTAATTTAGAAATAAAAGAAATCGTTGTTGGAACATCTTTTGATGCTAATTTAATTACATATTTAAAAGACAATCTTCATGTTGTTTTTTCTTATAACAATGATGATGAAACTTCTATTGAAATGGAAGCTTTATTTAAATATTTAAAAGATCCTAGACAGATGCGTTGTGTTGCTCGCTTATATAATTATCTTGTTGATACACAGAAAAGAAGTTTAGATTATTTTCAACCGGTTATAAATAGATTGAGCACAAAGATTTTAGGCCTTGATCATTCTTCAAGAACCAATTTGGAATTGGTAAAAAATTTAAAAGGCGAAGGAAGTTATGGAACTTTATATTGGCTTTTAAATAAAACTTCAACTTCAATGGGGGCTCGTCTTTTAAAAAGTGAAATTGAGGAACCTTCTTCAGATATTTTAGAAATTAATAAACGTCTTGACAGAGTAGAAGCTTTGATTACTAATTTTATGGTGAGAAGTGATTTAAAAAAATCTTTAGAATCAATTTATGATTTGGATCGGTTGATTGGTCGTGTCGGTTTTAATTCTTGTTCCGGTCGTGAAATGTTGCAATTAAAAAAATCATTGCAAATGGTTCCGGGTATTAAAGAACTGCTCTCAAAGTTACCGGAAGAATGCTTTAAAGAAATTGTTGATGGACTTGGTGATTTTAATGAATTAACAGACACATTAGAAAGAGCAATTTCTATAGATTGTCCATTGACAATTACTGAAGGTGGAATATTTAATAAAGGTTACAATTCTCAACTAGATGAACTTATAGAAATATCTACTCATGGTAAAAATTGGCTTTTGGATATTGAACAAAAAGAAAAAGAAAAAACTGGAATAAAGAATTTAAAGATTGGCTATAATCGTGTTTTTGGTTACTATATAGAAATATCTAATTCCTTTTTAAATCAAATTGATCCTTCTTGGGGATATATAAGAAAGCAAACTTTGACAACAGGTGAAAGATTTATTACTGAAGATTTAAAAAATGCGGAAAGTAAACTTTTAACTGCCCAAGAACAAAGAATTTCTTTGGAAAATAAGTTGTTCCATGAATTAAGAGATTATGTAGCTGGTTTCACTTCTCAGATTCAAGCGTTAGGAAAAGCTATTTCTAAATTGGATGTTTCTTGTGCTTTGGCTATTGTTTCTTCTGAAGGAAATTATGTTCGACCTACTTTCAATGAACAAAAAATTATCGATGTAAAAGAGGCCAGACACCCAGTTATTGAAAAAGTAATGCCGGAAAAAGAATTTGTTTCCAATGATTATTATATGGACCAAGATACAGAAGTTTTAATTATTACTGGTCCAAATATGGGCGGTAAATCAACATATATGCGAGAATTTGCATTGCTTGTTATAATGGCACAAATTGGTTGTTTTGTTGCAGCTAAAGAAGCTAATCTCTATCTTTTTGATAATATTTTTACTAGAATTGGTGCTAGTGATGATCTTATCAAAGGACAATCAACATTTATGGTTGAAATGTCAGAAGTTAATAATGCTTTGAAAAACGCTACTGAAAATAGTTTGATTTTGTTTGATGAAATTGGCCGTGGAACTGCAACTTATGATGGAATGGCTTTGGCACAAGCAATTTTGGAATATTTAGTAACTCATATTCATGCTAAAACCTTCTTCTCAACCCACTATCATGAAATAACTTCTTTAGCCAGTGATATTAAACATGTAAAAAATATTCATGTTGCTATCAGTGAAAAAAATGGAGAGATAACATTTTTATATAAGATCAAAGATGGTCCAATGGAAAAATCTTATGGTATCAATGTTGCACAACTTGCTAATTTGCCAGAAGAGCTGATAAATCGAAGCAAGACAATTTTAAATGCTCTTGAAGAAAAGAAAATAGATTATGATAGTGTCAAAGTTTCTATCGATTCTAAAAAAGAAGAAAAAGATGACATTATTCGCAAAGAAATTGAGAAAATCAATCCTTTAAATCTATCACCATTAGAAGCTTTAAATGTTCTTTTTGAATTGAAGAAAAAGGCGGAAATTAAATGA
- a CDS encoding putative uncharacterized protein (product inferred by homology to UniProt): MTLVDDTSIYVGDYTLFGPNVTLATAGHHVLPELRKQGYQFNVPIYIGKNCWLGAGVIVLPRIKIGDNAVVVAGSVATKDLPDNVVAVGNPCNILRKVNEHDKDFILKIKRYIWLNIYVKGSALRNWVY, from the coding sequence TTGACATTAGTTGATGATACTTCTATTTATGTAGGTGATTATACTCTATTTGGACCTAATGTTACTTTAGCTACTGCTGGTCATCATGTTTTGCCTGAGTTAAGAAAACAGGGATATCAATTTAATGTTCCTATTTATATAGGAAAAAATTGTTGGCTTGGTGCAGGAGTTATTGTTTTACCTAGGATAAAAATAGGAGACAATGCGGTTGTTGTCGCTGGCAGTGTTGCTACTAAAGATTTGCCTGATAATGTTGTTGCTGTAGGTAATCCTTGCAATATTTTAAGAAAAGTCAACGAACACGATAAAGATTTTATTTTAAAAATAAAAAGATATATTTGGCTTAATATTTATGTCAAAGGTAGTGCACTGAGAAATTGGGTGTATTAG
- a CDS encoding putative uncharacterized protein (product inferred by homology to UniProt) — protein MNNGMIKIITGIRRCGKSYFLFEIFYNYLIENGVDDSHIITLQLDDRINLKYRDPDVLCEYIHSKIIDNKIIIFC, from the coding sequence ATGAATAATGGTATGATCAAAATAATTACCGGAATTAGAAGATGTGGTAAATCTTATTTTCTGTTTGAAATTTTTTATAATTATTTAATTGAAAATGGAGTTGATGATTCTCATATCATTACTTTGCAATTAGATGATAGAATTAATTTGAAATATAGAGATCCTGATGTTCTATGTGAATATATACACAGCAAAATAATTGATAATAAAATTATTATATTTTGTTAG
- a CDS encoding aAA domain protein (product inferred by homology to UniProt) — MLDEVQFVKNFEDAWNEYSMYGGKPYLLMCKSDEQKINYLNSLFNETSIKDIIERNNIKNIDVLEDILNIISSSVGSLTNPNKLSDAFKLMKKQNIALNTIKQYLDYCIDSFLIRKAYRYDVKGKNYIETPLKYYFSDIGLRNARLGFRQ; from the coding sequence TTGTTAGATGAAGTTCAATTTGTTAAAAATTTTGAAGATGCATGGAACGAATATTCTATGTATGGTGGAAAGCCTTATTTATTGATGTGTAAATCTGATGAACAAAAAATAAATTATTTAAATAGTTTATTTAATGAGACTTCCATAAAAGATATTATTGAAAGAAATAATATTAAAAATATAGATGTTTTAGAAGATATATTAAATATTATTTCATCTAGCGTAGGTTCATTAACTAATCCTAACAAATTATCCGACGCTTTTAAATTAATGAAAAAACAAAATATAGCTCTTAACACGATTAAACAATATTTAGATTATTGTATTGATTCTTTTTTGATTAGAAAAGCTTATAGATATGATGTTAAAGGAAAAAATTATATCGAAACTCCTTTAAAATATTATTTTTCTGATATAGGCCTTAGAAATGCTAGACTTGGCTTTAGACAATAA
- a CDS encoding 3'(2') 5'-bisphosphate nucleotidase (product inferred by homology to UniProt), with protein MKINFGSKFDKQCSDMIEVCLKAMSKVMEYYKNGFDVEMKSDNSPVTDADKQSDLIIKSFLKEKYPTYAFLTEESNDDKARLNEKYVFIIDPLDGTKDFVAKDDMFAINIALVEEHTPVVGVVGIPAQNKIYFAIKDYGSYLLENDALKRIYASDRTDNLIMSCSVFHSGKTDQEIFDKFQNRILKKHPLGSALKSCLIAEGKVDCCFSSSGNTKEWDTCAPQIIVEESGGHFTTFYGDKITYNREDVYNRNGYAAYNASTENNLSVQLIESKK; from the coding sequence ATGAAGATTAATTTTGGCTCAAAATTTGATAAACAATGTTCTGATATGATTGAAGTTTGCTTAAAAGCAATGTCGAAAGTTATGGAATATTATAAGAATGGATTCGATGTTGAAATGAAGTCTGATAATTCCCCTGTGACTGATGCTGACAAGCAATCCGATTTGATAATTAAAAGTTTTTTGAAGGAAAAATATCCGACATATGCTTTTTTAACTGAAGAAAGCAATGATGATAAAGCAAGGTTAAATGAAAAATATGTCTTTATTATTGATCCCCTTGATGGAACGAAAGATTTTGTAGCTAAAGATGATATGTTTGCTATAAATATCGCATTGGTAGAAGAACATACTCCAGTTGTTGGTGTTGTTGGAATTCCAGCGCAAAATAAAATTTATTTTGCTATAAAAGATTATGGCTCATACCTTTTAGAAAATGATGCTCTTAAAAGAATTTATGCCTCTGATAGAACAGATAATTTAATTATGAGTTGTTCAGTTTTCCATTCTGGAAAAACTGATCAAGAAATTTTTGATAAGTTCCAAAATAGAATATTAAAGAAACATCCTCTCGGTTCAGCTTTAAAATCTTGTTTGATTGCTGAAGGAAAAGTTGATTGTTGTTTCTCTTCAAGCGGAAATACAAAAGAATGGGATACTTGTGCTCCTCAAATTATCGTTGAAGAATCTGGTGGTCATTTCACTACTTTTTATGGTGATAAAATAACATATAATCGTGAAGATGTTTATAATCGCAATGGTTATGCTGCTTATAATGCTTCTACAGAAAATAATTTGTCTGTGCAATTGATAGAAAGCAAAAAATAA